The DNA sequence GAACATAATCATAGCCATTGCAGCAAAAAGCCCTGAATATCCGCTTTCCGTTTTATTAAAAAAACCTTTAGGGAAAAAACCTCCATCATTCCATAGGTTTGAAATACTTGCTTTATCCCCACCAGTTCCGCTAAACAGCAAATAGATCCCAAAAACAATCATCCCAATGATGGCAACCACCTTTATAATAGAAAACCAAAATTCAGTTTCTCCATATACTTTTACCGAAGCGAGATTAAGCGCATTAATAACAATAAAAAAGAATAAACTGGAAACCCAGAGCGGAATTTCCGGCCACCAAAAATGAATATAGTGCCCTATCGCTGTAAGTTCAGCCATACTAACTAATATATAAAGAATCCAGTAGTTCCAGCCGGAGGCAAATCCAGGAAAATTTCCCCAATATTTATAAGCAAAATGACTAAAACTTCCCGAAACAGGCTCCTGAACAACCATTTCACCTAATTGACGCATAATAAAAAATGCAATGATCCCCGCCAGCGCGTAGCCAAGAATAACGGATGGACCGGCTAAAACTGCAGCGGGACCAATCCCAAGAAATAATCCCGTTCCTATAGCTCCTCCAAGGGCAATTAATTGAATATGTCTGTTGGTTAATCCCCTGACTAGAGACCCATTATTGGATTCGGTTTTCTGTTCGTTGCTCATAAAATGAATTTGGGCCTAAATATATAAAACTTTAGAGAAATTCACCTTCTATGAAGACATAAGAACATTCAAACCATTCATTTTTAAAGAATTAAAACGAAAAAGACAAGGGATTTCTTACAAATATTCCTTCGGAATTGAGATATTATTCTTTTTTATATACTCTAAAAGTGACTGATACTTGTCTTCATACCCGTCTGTTCCACATTTATGAGAGATACTGCAAACATCTGACGGCTTAATTTCAAGAATATCTGAGATCTTATTTAGGACATCAAAATTGATCTTTACTTTAGAATTTTCAATATCAGAATAAGCCTTTTGTGAAATATCCATTTCAAAAGCCATATACTCCTGTGTTAAATCCTTACTTCTACGAATTTTTCTGATATTTTGTCCACATATTTTCATTGCATTTGTTTTAGTAGTTTTTGGTATAGTTTAGAAGAATAGCTACTAGCCTCAAACAAAGTTAATAAATACCTTTGGCAAAACATTATACACGTTACATGATATTTATTTCTTAATCGGATTTAGCTTTAAAGGCCCCGTAGCAATAATTATCATTCTATACAACAACTATTGGAATTATGGAGACGCAAAAATTTAATTATGACAATACTATTGTCAGAGCATTTCTCTATGCTACTATTACATTCGGCCTTATCGGTTTTTTACTGGGGCTTACAGCGGCATTAATGCTTTTCTATCCGGAATTACCTGAATTTTTATTTGGAACTGATGATGTAACGATCCAAAGTTTGAGAAGCGGTAATATCCAGGGGTTAATCAATACACAGGGAGCAATGGGATTCGGGAGGATCAGAATGCTGCATACCAGTGCTGTTATTTTTGCTTTTGTCTGTAATTCATTTTTTTGTGGCGCGTATTACAGTATGCAACGGCTACTCAAAACAAGAATGTACAGTGATACCCTTTCATGGATCCATTTCTGGTCCTGGCAAATAATGATCATCAGTGTGGTCATAACCTTCTTAATGGGAATCAATACCTCAAAAGAATACGCTGAGCATGAATGGCCAATCGATATCTTAATTGCTTTTTCTTGGATTGTTTTCGGGATCAATATGTTTGGAACTATCGCTAAAAGACGGGTTCGACATTTATATGTAGCGATCTGGTTCTATATTGCAACATGGATTGCAGTAGCTATGCTTCATATATTTAATAATTTAGAAGTTCCATTATCATTTACAAGCTGGAAATCCTATTCCGCATATTCCGGGGTAAAAGATGCTCTTGTACAATGGTGGTACGGCCACAATGCAGTCGCATTCGTATTGACAACTCCCGTTTTAGGTTTGATGTATTACTTCATGCCTAAAGCAGCCAACCGTCCTGTATTCTCCTATAAACTTTCTATCATCCATTTCTGGTCACTTATTTTCGTCTACCTTTGGGCAGGTCCTCACCATCTTCAATACACTGCCCTTCCAGCCTGGGCTCAGGCTGTGGGAACAGGCTTCTCTATTATGCTTATTGCACCATCCTGGGGAGGAATGCTTAATGGACTTCTTACTTTAAGAGGCGCCTGGGATAAAGTGAGGGAAAATCCTATTCTTAAATTCTTTGTGGTTGCAGTAACCTGCTATGGAATGGCCACATTTGAGGGACCTCTTTTAGCCACAAAATCTTTAAACAAGATCGGACATTATACGGACTGGGTGATTGGCCACGTACACCTAGGAGCATTAGGATGGAATGGTTTCATGGCATTTGGAGTTATTTATTATCTCATCCCCATAATGTGGAGAACTGAGCTTTGGTCTAAAAAATTAGCCAACTGGCATTTTTGGCTGGGTACTTTAGGAATTATCTTCTATGCAGTCCCTATGTATATTTCAGGATTTACTCAGGGATTGATGTGGAAACAATTCAACCCGGACGGAACTTTATTATGGAAAAACTGGCTGGATACTGTCACTGCCATTATTCCTTACTTCAAAATGAGATTTATAGGAGGGATTCTTTATTTGTCAGGAGCAGTACTAATGGTAGTAAATGTCATTAAAACGATCAAAGCAGGATCATTCCAAAAAGAAGTTCCGGCAGAAGCTCCGGCTCTGGCAAATATCGGAAGCCACAGAAAAGAAGGTGAAGGAGCTCACCTTTGGCTTGAACGAACACCTAAATTACTTTCTATACTTGCTTTCATTGTAATCTCGGTGGGCGGATTGGTTGAGATCGTCCCTACTCTTACCATAAAAAGTAACCTACCGCAGATTACTGCTGTAAAACCTTATTCTCCATTGGAACTTGAAGGAAGGGATCTGTATATCCGGGAGGGCTGTAATTCCTGCCACTCCCAAATGATAAGACCTTTCCGTGATGAGGTGATGAGATTTGATGGTAAAAACGGACAGTACTCAAAAGCTGGAGAGTTCGTATATGACAGGCCATTTTTATGGGGCTCTAAGAGAACAGGACCTGATTTACACAGAGAGGGCAGCCGAAATCCGGATTCATGGCATTTTAAACATATGTACAATCCCAGAATTACTTCTGCAGGTTCTATTATGCCCCGTTTTCCTTGGCTAATTACCAATAGACTCGATCGTTCTGAAATGGCCAACAAAATGGAATTAATGAAAAACACATTTGATGTTCCTTACACAAAAGCTGAGATAGATTCTGCAAATCAATGGGCGGATAACCAGTCTAGAGCGATTGTAAAAAGAATCTATTCTGAAGCAACCGATGTAAGAGACCAGGTTCAAAAAGATAAAATAGCGAAAGGTTCAGCATTTATACCTCTTGAGCAGAGGGAAATCATAGCTATGATCGCCTACCTTCAAAGATTAGGGACTGATATCAAAACCACAGATATTAAGACTGCGAGTGTTGACTAATTATTAAAATGAATGTAAAATGAAAACAAGAACTCCTATTTCAATATATATCATTGTAACGATCGGATTAACTATTATGGCGTTTGAGATGTTTGCCCAGGACTCAGGTTATTTCGTCTCTCCATTTTTCTGGACACTGTTACTGATTGCAACCATTCTTCTTTTGATCATGAATTCAATAGGTGACCTCGTTGAAAATGAAAAATTCAGCAGACTGGATGAAAGTGAAAAGAAAAAATATCTCGCAGAAAAGAACATTCCGTATTTCCAAAAGCTTTGGAATTCGGCTTTTAAAAAGCAGTCACAAACTGAAGAGAAAGATATCCTCATCGACCATGGTTTCGACGGGATTACAGAACTTGATAATTCATTACCTAAATGGTGGATAGGCTTGTTCTATTTTGGAATGATCTTCTGCGCTGTATACATGCTTGCCTTTGCCTTTACAGATTATGCACACCCTGAGGTGGAGTATGATAAAGAAACTAAATTCATGCTGGCTTCTATTGCAGATTATGAGAAAAATGCGCCCAATATTAACCTGGAAACAGCAAAGTACAATGCAGATCATATTGCAGAAGGAGAACAGCTTTTTAAAACAAATTGTGTGACGTGCCATGGTGACGGGGGCAAAGGTGGTATTGGACCCAATCTGACCGATACTCATTGGATCAACGTCAAAGAAAAAAGCCTGTTTAAAAATGTGTTCTGGATGCTTGAAAATGGTTCACCGAATAATCCGACTATGAGACCATTCATTAAGGAAGGAACCATCACAGGGCGTGATGCCGAAAAAATTGCAGCATACATCTACCATATCAATCAGGAAACAAACCCTATTACTGAAGCTCAGGGTGGAGCATCACCTCAGGGAGAAGAAGTACAATGGGAGAATAATAACCCCTAAAAAATATTTAACTAAATCTTTCAACTATGTCACGCCCCCTTTTGACACTAACTAACATTAAATTCATTTTCATCACCTTTTTCATACTTGAAAAATGAATAAAAAGGGGGCATTTTAAAGAAAAAAATTAATCCTTGCCTTGGCTATTATCTCAACTATTCACTTCACTTCGACTCAACTAAAATTCCATAAATGACAGCCAAGGCAGGATTTTTGCATTCTCATCAGGGTACCACATCAGGTAATTTTTTAAATAGTATCATTATCTTTGTTATAAACCCAATTCCATTTGAAACAAAAAATTAATATAAGAAAACTCCTGAGGCGTATAGCTATAACCATTATATGTATATTGGTATTCTTTACTCTCCTTATACTGAGCCTACGTCTTCCGGCAGTTCAAAACTTCATCAAAGACAAACTTATTGTCTATCTGGAAAAAAAAATCAAAACAAAAGTCAGCCTTGAAAAGGTTTATATAGGTTTCCCTAACAGTCTTGTTATGGAAAATCTTTATTTAAAGGGACAGGATGTTGATACCCTTCTTGCAGTTAAAAAACTGGACGTTGGCTTAAATATGCTTAAACTCATTAATTCTACTGCAGATATTACTTCTATAGATCTGGAAGGAGTGGATGCTAATGTGGTTAGAAAAAAAGATGGAAAATTCAATTTTGATTATATCATTGATGCTTTCGCTACTTCAGATAAGGAAGAAAGCCCTTCTAAGCCATTTATAATTTCATTGGATAAAATTAAATTAAAAGATATTGGTGTTACTTTTAATGATCAGCAGTCACGAAATGATATCAAATTATACTTTAAATCTTTTGATACAAGAGTAAAAACTTTTGACCTAAGTAAAAACACCTATGCTGTAAATGATATCAATCTTGACGGGTTGAAACTAAAACTGAAGCAGGATATTGTAGAGGAAGTTTCCAGGAAAGTGGAAAAGAAAGTAGATTCTCTTAATCAGCAAAAACCAATGAATATCGGCTTAAGAGGAATTAAACTCACCAATTTTGATATTGACTACGGTGATGATAATACTAAGACTTTTGCAAAAGTTTTATTTAAGGAATTAAGTACAAAGGTTAACAAACTTGACTTAGATAATAATTCTTATAACGTAGCAAATCTTGTTCTTTCCGGAGCAGACATCAATGCCAATCTTTATTTGCCTGCTCAGAATGCCAATCCCAAAAACTCAAAAGAAGAACCTCAACCGGCTGTAAATTCGGATAAAGAAAAAGCTATGAAACTGCTTTTAGGTAAAATGGTTCTCAATGACGTAAAAGTAGCTTACAATAACACGGCGATCGCTCCCACAAAGCAGGGAATGGATTTCAACCATCTTAATTTTTCAAAGATGAATGTTGAGGTTCATAGTTTCAAAATGGAAAATAATACTTTTGCGGGAACTGTAAATTCAGCAGAGATCAGGGAAGCTCGAGGTCTGGATATTCAGAAATTCAATACTGATTTTGTATATGGAGAAAGACAGGCCTATCTTAAGGATCTTTATCTCCAAACCCCAAAGACTATTTTACGGGATGAGGTTATATTGGAATATAATTCAATTGAGCAGCTAAGTTCAAATCTTGGTGCGGTAAAGATATCTGCCAATATTAAGGATTCCAAAGTAGGTTTTTCTGACATTCTAAATTTGGTTCCAACTTTAAAAACAACTGTTCCGTTTAACAAATATCCAAATGCAATACTCTCAGTAGACGCAAATGTAAAAGGGAGTGTAAATGATTTATTAATTCAAAATTTTAAACTTTCGGGATTGGATCAACTGAGGGTTGCAGCATCCGGAAGAATTAAAAATGCAATGAACCCCGATCAGTTATATTATGATTTAAAGATCGGAGAACTCTCATCATCCGCAAAAACGATCTTTAATCTGGTTCCTAAAAATACAATCCCTTCTACTATTTCCCTTCCTGCTAATTTCAGTATAAAAGGAACGGCAAAAGGAACTACAAAAGTCGTTGACGCTAATCTGAATCTTTATTCTACTCTCGGAAATACCGCCGTTGTTGCTCAAGTGGATATGCGCAGAAAAAATCATGAATTATATGATGTAAAAGCCAATCTTCAGGCAATACAAGTAGGAAAAATTATACAAAACAAAGATATAGGCTCAATTACTGCACAGATCTCTGCAAAAGGAGAAAGTTTTGATTTTAAACAAGCAAAAGCCGATATTAAAGGACATGTTGCTTCTGCAAGTTATAAGGGATATCAATATCGTGATATGAATCTGACCGGAAAGATCAGCAATGGAGTCTACAATATTCTCTTAGATTCCAATGATCCTAATGCCAATTTGAAACTGACGGCTTCCGGAGTTTATGATGAAAAAAATCCTACCATAAAAGTTAATGGAGATATCATCAAAGTAGATCTCAATAAACTTGGCTTTTATGATAAACAAATGATCATTGGTGGAAAAATAGATGGTGACTTTACCAATCTGGATCCTGACCATCTCAATGGGTATTTGAATCTTCAAAACTTTGCCTTTTCCGACACCAAAGAGGTATATCCCATACAGGAAGTAAATTTAAAGGCAAGCTCAGCAAATGATTCTACAAACATTATTTTCAACTCGCAGATTGCTGATGTTGAATTAAAAGGAAAATATAA is a window from the Chryseobacterium sp. T16E-39 genome containing:
- a CDS encoding helix-turn-helix domain-containing protein, whose translation is MKICGQNIRKIRRSKDLTQEYMAFEMDISQKAYSDIENSKVKINFDVLNKISDILEIKPSDVCSISHKCGTDGYEDKYQSLLEYIKKNNISIPKEYL
- the ccoN gene encoding cytochrome-c oxidase, cbb3-type subunit I, with amino-acid sequence METQKFNYDNTIVRAFLYATITFGLIGFLLGLTAALMLFYPELPEFLFGTDDVTIQSLRSGNIQGLINTQGAMGFGRIRMLHTSAVIFAFVCNSFFCGAYYSMQRLLKTRMYSDTLSWIHFWSWQIMIISVVITFLMGINTSKEYAEHEWPIDILIAFSWIVFGINMFGTIAKRRVRHLYVAIWFYIATWIAVAMLHIFNNLEVPLSFTSWKSYSAYSGVKDALVQWWYGHNAVAFVLTTPVLGLMYYFMPKAANRPVFSYKLSIIHFWSLIFVYLWAGPHHLQYTALPAWAQAVGTGFSIMLIAPSWGGMLNGLLTLRGAWDKVRENPILKFFVVAVTCYGMATFEGPLLATKSLNKIGHYTDWVIGHVHLGALGWNGFMAFGVIYYLIPIMWRTELWSKKLANWHFWLGTLGIIFYAVPMYISGFTQGLMWKQFNPDGTLLWKNWLDTVTAIIPYFKMRFIGGILYLSGAVLMVVNVIKTIKAGSFQKEVPAEAPALANIGSHRKEGEGAHLWLERTPKLLSILAFIVISVGGLVEIVPTLTIKSNLPQITAVKPYSPLELEGRDLYIREGCNSCHSQMIRPFRDEVMRFDGKNGQYSKAGEFVYDRPFLWGSKRTGPDLHREGSRNPDSWHFKHMYNPRITSAGSIMPRFPWLITNRLDRSEMANKMELMKNTFDVPYTKAEIDSANQWADNQSRAIVKRIYSEATDVRDQVQKDKIAKGSAFIPLEQREIIAMIAYLQRLGTDIKTTDIKTASVD
- a CDS encoding cbb3-type cytochrome c oxidase N-terminal domain-containing protein is translated as MKTRTPISIYIIVTIGLTIMAFEMFAQDSGYFVSPFFWTLLLIATILLLIMNSIGDLVENEKFSRLDESEKKKYLAEKNIPYFQKLWNSAFKKQSQTEEKDILIDHGFDGITELDNSLPKWWIGLFYFGMIFCAVYMLAFAFTDYAHPEVEYDKETKFMLASIADYEKNAPNINLETAKYNADHIAEGEQLFKTNCVTCHGDGGKGGIGPNLTDTHWINVKEKSLFKNVFWMLENGSPNNPTMRPFIKEGTITGRDAEKIAAYIYHINQETNPITEAQGGASPQGEEVQWENNNP